Proteins from one Catenuloplanes atrovinosus genomic window:
- a CDS encoding GNAT family N-acetyltransferase: MLDNPVWASVVHGPHAHLARRHGAAAGFLPEVSPFHGLAAPDDPAAWSDLAALAGPGTQLLVTGPRIAPPDDWTVVEMMDGVQLVDTALRVEPDPEAVLLGPDDVPEMLDLTARTRPGPFGPRTLELGVYLGIRHDGRLIAMAGERMRPPGFTEISAVCTDPDFRGKGLATRLVRAVAEVIRGRGETPFMHASATNTGAIRLYEAIGFTVRARPRFAILRSPA, translated from the coding sequence ATGCTCGACAATCCGGTGTGGGCGTCCGTCGTCCACGGCCCGCACGCCCATCTCGCCCGGCGCCACGGCGCCGCGGCCGGCTTCCTGCCGGAGGTCAGCCCGTTCCACGGGCTCGCCGCCCCGGATGACCCGGCCGCCTGGTCCGACCTGGCCGCGCTCGCCGGCCCCGGCACCCAGTTGCTGGTCACCGGCCCGCGCATCGCGCCGCCGGACGACTGGACCGTGGTGGAGATGATGGATGGTGTGCAGTTGGTCGACACCGCGCTGCGCGTCGAGCCGGACCCGGAGGCGGTGCTCCTCGGCCCGGACGACGTGCCGGAGATGCTGGACCTGACCGCGCGCACCCGGCCCGGCCCGTTCGGCCCGCGCACCCTGGAGCTCGGTGTCTACCTGGGCATCCGCCACGACGGGCGGCTGATCGCGATGGCGGGCGAGCGCATGCGCCCGCCCGGCTTCACCGAGATCAGCGCGGTCTGCACGGACCCGGACTTCCGCGGCAAGGGCCTGGCCACCCGCCTGGTCCGGGCGGTGGCCGAGGTGATCCGCGGGCGCGGCGAGACGCCGTTCATGCACGCGTCCGCGACCAACACCGGAGCCATCCGGCTGTACGAGGCGATCGGCTTCACGGTCCGCGCCCGCCCGAGATTCGCGATACTCCGGTCGCCGGCCTAA
- a CDS encoding metal-sensitive transcriptional regulator — protein MSKTAPTRGYTATKGDLQGRLRRIEGQVRGIERMVDEDRYCIDVLTQISAIQAALDKVALGLLDGHARHCMHEGAAEGRADEMATEMMAAVGRLMKRG, from the coding sequence ATGAGCAAAACCGCGCCGACCAGGGGCTACACCGCGACCAAGGGAGACCTGCAGGGACGCCTGCGCCGGATCGAGGGGCAGGTGCGCGGCATCGAGCGGATGGTCGACGAGGACCGCTACTGCATCGACGTGCTCACCCAGATATCGGCGATCCAGGCGGCGCTGGACAAGGTGGCGCTGGGCCTGCTGGACGGGCACGCCCGGCACTGCATGCACGAGGGCGCGGCCGAGGGGCGCGCGGACGAGATGGCGACCGAGATGATGGCGGCCGTCGGGCGGTTGATGAAGCGCGGCTAG
- a CDS encoding heavy metal translocating P-type ATPase has protein sequence MADTRRIELEIGGMTCAACANRIEKKLNRMDGVTATVNYATEKATATVDGTVTADDLIATVERTGYTAALPAAPADEPRAEHDPLRTRLIVSAVLSVPVILLAMVPAWQFTYWQWASLTLAAPVVVYGGWPFHRAAAINLRHGAATMDTLVSLGTLAAFGWSLWALFLGTAGEPGMTHPFRFDIGPSDGAANIYLEAAAGVTTFLLTGRYIESRSKRRAGAALRALLDMGAKDVAVLRDGREVRVPTGELTAGDLFVVRPGEKIATDGVVEDGVSAVDASLLTGESVPVEVRPGDAVTGATVNAGGRLVVRATRVGADTRLAQMARLVEEAQAGKADVQRLADRISGVFVPVVIALAAGTLGWWAGTGAGWNAAFTAAVAVLIIACPCALGLATPTALLVGTGRGAQLGILIRGPEVLESTRRVDTIVLDKTGTVTEGRMTLAATVPVTGQDPAELRRLAAAVESASEHPIAAAIAAGESDPPPVAHFQNLEGRGVRGEVAGREVVVGRPALLAERGYDVPAEVLEACATAEAEGRTAVVAGWDGAARGVLAVADRVRPTSADAVARLKRLGLHPVLLTGDNETVARAVAAEVGIDEVIAGVLPAGKVDAVKRLQADGRVVAMAGDGVNDAAALAQADLGLAMGTGTDVAIEAADLTLMRGDLTATADAIRLSRRTLTIIRGNLFWAFAYNLAGLPLAAAGMLNPMIAGAAMAFSSVFVVANSLRLRRFS, from the coding sequence ATGGCTGACACGCGACGCATCGAGCTGGAGATCGGCGGCATGACCTGCGCCGCCTGCGCGAACCGGATCGAGAAGAAGCTCAACCGGATGGACGGCGTGACCGCGACCGTCAACTACGCCACGGAGAAGGCGACCGCGACCGTCGACGGCACGGTCACCGCGGACGACCTGATCGCCACCGTGGAGAGGACGGGGTACACGGCCGCGCTGCCCGCCGCGCCCGCGGACGAGCCGCGGGCGGAGCACGATCCGCTGCGCACCCGGCTGATCGTCTCGGCCGTGCTGTCCGTACCGGTGATCCTGCTGGCCATGGTTCCGGCCTGGCAGTTCACCTACTGGCAGTGGGCGTCGCTGACCCTCGCCGCGCCGGTCGTGGTCTACGGCGGCTGGCCGTTCCACCGCGCCGCGGCGATCAACCTGCGGCACGGGGCCGCCACCATGGACACGCTGGTCTCGCTCGGCACGCTGGCCGCGTTCGGCTGGTCGCTGTGGGCGCTGTTCCTCGGCACGGCCGGCGAGCCCGGCATGACGCACCCGTTCCGGTTCGACATCGGCCCGTCCGACGGCGCCGCCAACATCTACCTCGAGGCCGCGGCGGGCGTCACCACGTTCCTGCTGACCGGCCGCTATATCGAGTCCCGGTCCAAGCGGCGGGCCGGTGCCGCGCTGCGCGCGCTGCTGGACATGGGCGCCAAGGACGTGGCCGTGCTGCGCGACGGCCGGGAGGTCCGCGTCCCGACCGGCGAGCTGACGGCCGGGGACCTGTTCGTGGTCCGGCCGGGCGAGAAGATCGCCACGGACGGCGTGGTGGAGGACGGTGTCTCGGCCGTGGACGCGAGCCTGCTCACCGGCGAGAGCGTGCCGGTCGAGGTGCGTCCCGGCGACGCGGTGACCGGCGCGACCGTCAACGCGGGCGGCCGCCTGGTGGTGCGCGCCACCCGGGTCGGCGCGGACACCCGGCTGGCGCAGATGGCGCGGCTGGTCGAGGAGGCGCAGGCCGGTAAGGCGGACGTGCAGCGGCTCGCGGACCGGATCTCCGGCGTGTTCGTGCCCGTGGTGATCGCGCTGGCCGCCGGCACGCTCGGCTGGTGGGCCGGCACCGGCGCCGGCTGGAACGCCGCGTTCACCGCCGCGGTCGCCGTGCTGATCATCGCGTGCCCGTGCGCGCTCGGCCTGGCCACGCCGACCGCGCTGCTGGTCGGCACCGGCCGCGGCGCGCAGCTCGGCATCCTGATCCGCGGCCCGGAGGTGCTCGAGTCGACGCGCCGGGTGGACACGATCGTGCTGGACAAGACCGGCACCGTCACCGAGGGCCGGATGACGCTGGCCGCGACCGTGCCGGTGACCGGGCAGGACCCCGCCGAGCTGCGCCGGCTCGCGGCCGCGGTGGAGTCCGCGTCCGAGCACCCGATCGCCGCCGCCATCGCGGCCGGCGAGTCCGACCCGCCGCCGGTCGCGCACTTCCAGAACCTCGAGGGCCGGGGGGTACGCGGTGAGGTGGCCGGCCGGGAGGTCGTGGTGGGCCGCCCCGCGCTGCTGGCCGAGCGCGGCTACGACGTACCCGCGGAGGTCCTGGAGGCCTGTGCGACCGCCGAGGCCGAGGGCCGCACCGCGGTGGTGGCCGGCTGGGACGGCGCCGCCCGCGGCGTGCTCGCGGTCGCCGACCGGGTCAGGCCCACCAGCGCGGACGCGGTCGCCCGGCTGAAGCGGCTGGGCCTGCACCCGGTGCTGCTGACCGGCGACAACGAGACGGTGGCGCGCGCGGTCGCGGCCGAGGTGGGCATCGACGAGGTGATCGCCGGCGTGCTGCCGGCCGGCAAGGTCGACGCGGTCAAGCGGCTCCAGGCGGACGGCCGGGTGGTGGCGATGGCCGGCGACGGCGTCAACGACGCCGCCGCGCTGGCTCAGGCCGATCTCGGCCTGGCCATGGGCACCGGCACGGACGTGGCGATCGAGGCGGCCGACCTGACGCTGATGCGCGGCGACCTGACCGCGACCGCGGATGCGATCCGGCTGTCCCGGCGCACGCTGACGATCATCCGGGGCAACCTGTTCTGGGCGTTCGCCTACAACCTCGCCGGCCTGCCGCTGGCCGCCGCCGGCATGCTGAACCCGATGATCGCCGGTGCCGCGATGGCGTTCTCGTCCGTCTTCGTGGTCGCCAACAGCCTCCGCCTCCGGCGCTTCTCGTAG
- a CDS encoding metalloregulator ArsR/SmtB family transcription factor, which yields MDATLGALADPVRRRILELLRERPLSAGEIADRFPISRPAISRHLRVLRESGLVADSVSGRRRVYSLDVSSLAAPIDWLTRLAAPPARPAGFDPSAALDALETEVYRARRERRRTVATDSTIPTEESA from the coding sequence GTGGACGCGACGCTCGGGGCACTCGCGGATCCGGTGCGCCGCCGGATTCTGGAGCTGCTGCGCGAGCGTCCGCTGTCCGCGGGCGAGATAGCGGACCGGTTTCCGATCAGCCGGCCCGCGATCAGCCGTCACCTGCGCGTGCTGCGCGAGAGCGGCCTGGTCGCCGACAGCGTGTCCGGACGCCGGCGGGTCTACTCGCTGGACGTGTCATCCCTGGCCGCGCCGATCGACTGGCTCACCCGGCTGGCCGCGCCGCCCGCGCGTCCGGCCGGCTTCGACCCGTCGGCCGCGCTGGACGCGCTGGAGACCGAGGTCTACCGGGCCCGCCGGGAGCGGCGCCGCACCGTTGCGACGGATTCGACCATTCCGACCGAGGAGAGCGCATGA
- a CDS encoding SRPBCC family protein, with amino-acid sequence MTNPPSGRLSATPDGTDLILTRTFRAPVEDVWASITEPERTARWYGTWTGEAAPGATIKVQLGYEQGAPWTDMRIEACEPYRRLGLSAVDEHGSWHLELFLSTRDDGVTELRFVHHLPSPDGVGEMGPGWEYYLDMLAASRSGDPLPAFDDYYPSMKPYYEALR; translated from the coding sequence ATGACGAATCCACCCTCCGGCCGCCTGTCCGCCACGCCGGACGGCACCGACCTGATCCTCACCCGCACGTTCCGCGCGCCCGTCGAGGACGTGTGGGCCAGCATCACCGAGCCGGAGCGCACCGCCCGCTGGTACGGCACGTGGACCGGCGAGGCGGCTCCCGGAGCCACGATCAAGGTCCAGCTGGGGTACGAGCAGGGCGCCCCCTGGACCGACATGCGCATCGAGGCGTGCGAGCCGTACCGCCGGCTGGGCCTGTCCGCCGTCGACGAGCACGGCTCCTGGCACCTGGAGCTGTTCCTGTCCACCCGCGACGACGGCGTCACCGAGCTGCGCTTCGTGCACCACCTGCCGTCGCCCGACGGCGTCGGCGAGATGGGCCCCGGCTGGGAGTACTACCTGGACATGCTGGCCGCGTCCCGCAGCGGCGACCCGCTGCCGGCCTTCGACGACTACTACCCGTCGATGAAGCCGTACTACGAGGCGCTGCGGTGA
- a CDS encoding LLM class flavin-dependent oxidoreductase — protein sequence MRFSVTLGAVGERTPGVLGRLAALAEESGWDAVFLEDYLDYQGTGAPTWDAWVCLSAIACATSRIVLGPTVTPVPRRRPWELAAQAAAVDQLSGGRLVLGAGAGDRADPALALLAAGGTGLDAGLEALDRLWAGDEVDGLRLPGRPVRRPRVPVWIGGDLRRPAVRRRLTRWDGACVHRERPLDPDDVHDILALVTAARGDARGFDVKVSGNPHLIAEFAAAGATWWGRWIPPGDVAEAEAVIAAGPPR from the coding sequence ATGAGATTCAGTGTCACGCTCGGGGCGGTCGGCGAGCGGACGCCGGGTGTGCTGGGGCGGCTGGCCGCGCTGGCCGAGGAGTCCGGGTGGGACGCGGTGTTCCTGGAGGACTATCTGGACTATCAGGGCACCGGCGCGCCGACCTGGGACGCGTGGGTGTGCCTGTCCGCGATCGCGTGCGCGACGAGCCGGATCGTGCTCGGCCCGACCGTGACGCCGGTGCCACGGCGGCGGCCGTGGGAGCTGGCCGCGCAGGCCGCGGCGGTCGACCAGCTGTCCGGCGGGCGGCTGGTGCTCGGCGCCGGCGCGGGCGACCGGGCCGACCCCGCGCTCGCGCTGCTCGCCGCCGGCGGCACCGGGCTGGACGCGGGGCTGGAGGCGCTGGACCGGCTGTGGGCCGGCGACGAGGTGGACGGGCTGCGGCTGCCGGGCCGGCCGGTGCGGCGGCCACGCGTGCCCGTGTGGATCGGTGGTGATCTTCGGCGGCCGGCCGTGCGGCGGCGGCTGACCCGGTGGGACGGCGCCTGCGTCCACCGGGAGCGTCCGCTGGACCCGGACGACGTGCACGACATTCTGGCGCTGGTGACGGCCGCGCGGGGCGACGCGCGTGGCTTCGACGTCAAGGTGAGCGGCAATCCGCACCTGATCGCCGAGTTCGCCGCGGCCGGTGCCACCTGGTGGGGGCGCTGGATCCCGCCGGGCGACGTGGCCGAGGCGGAGGCGGTGATCGCGGCCGGGCCGCCGCGGTGA
- a CDS encoding SigE family RNA polymerase sigma factor, whose protein sequence is MNVGRGSARDREFHEFVSARRAGLVRTATLLTGGDAHTAEDLVQTTLTRLYVAWPSFRAAYNPDGYLRRALVNSLVDEHRRPWRRAERSTAAPPELEAPVRDDEPEAAAAVRRALRALPPRMRAAVVFRYFYELDIAETADALGCSTGTVKSQTARGLERLRAALDRSVTGVVI, encoded by the coding sequence ATGAACGTCGGCAGGGGCAGCGCGCGGGACCGGGAGTTCCATGAGTTCGTGTCCGCGCGGCGGGCCGGGCTGGTGCGGACCGCCACGCTGCTCACCGGCGGGGACGCGCACACCGCCGAGGACCTGGTGCAGACCACGCTGACCCGGCTGTACGTGGCGTGGCCGTCGTTCCGCGCGGCGTACAACCCGGACGGATACCTGCGGCGCGCGCTGGTCAACAGCCTGGTCGACGAGCACCGGCGGCCGTGGCGGCGGGCGGAGCGGAGCACGGCCGCGCCGCCGGAGCTGGAGGCGCCGGTCCGGGACGACGAGCCGGAGGCCGCGGCCGCGGTCCGGCGGGCGCTGCGCGCGCTGCCGCCCCGGATGCGGGCCGCCGTCGTCTTCCGGTACTTCTACGAGCTGGACATCGCGGAGACCGCGGACGCGCTCGGCTGCAGCACGGGCACGGTGAAGAGTCAGACGGCGCGCGGGCTGGAGCGGCTGCGCGCGGCGCTCGACCGGTCGGTGACCGGTGTCGTCATCTGA
- a CDS encoding RNA polymerase sigma factor yields METVEAVWRLESARIVAALVRVVRDVGLAEELAQDALVTALERWPVDGVPDNPGAWLMTVARRRAIDHVRRSRAEGRALADRHLLDGRGSHPEGHERAGEPGEAEDAGGIAGVPAAAPEDDRDDVLRLMFVTCHPVLPPAARVALTLKLIGGLTTAEIARAYLVTEQTIARRISSAKRTLAAAGVGFALPDGPELAERLATVLEAIYLIFNEGYTATAGDDLLRPTLCHEALRLGRLLAVLAPAEAEVHGLVALMEIQASREKARTAPDGAPVPLHEQNRGRWDRLLIQRGFAAMLRAREAGGRPGPYVLQAAIAVCHARARTAADTDWARIASLYDALETLRPTPVVRLNRAVAVGAARGAAEGLALADALLDEPRLRDYHLLPAVRADLLITLGRHAEARTELHRAASLTRNRAERAYLRRRADGLPADDHNPAEGTLREHARDFLARHDAGTRRSYAQTLDRLRRALGDDTPLTALTPDAVTRACATAWGDTAPATWNRHRATVRSFAAWAGVPALAAGLERRASTRTVAESLPPEAVATLCADQRHPLRERVLWLLLHESGATVAAALGLDVQDLDLDDRRAPGKGVTWRSGTARLLPELIGGRARGPLFLSDRRPGPARTPADPADVCPRTGRRRLSYERAEYLCKRATGATLRRFSPGRR; encoded by the coding sequence GTGGAGACCGTCGAGGCGGTCTGGCGACTGGAGTCGGCCCGCATCGTCGCCGCGCTCGTCCGCGTGGTGCGCGATGTGGGCCTGGCCGAGGAGCTGGCCCAGGACGCGCTGGTCACGGCGCTGGAACGGTGGCCGGTCGACGGCGTGCCGGACAATCCGGGCGCGTGGCTGATGACCGTCGCGCGACGACGGGCGATCGACCACGTCCGCCGGTCCCGGGCGGAGGGCCGCGCGCTCGCCGACCGCCACCTCCTCGACGGGCGGGGCTCGCACCCGGAAGGCCACGAGCGGGCCGGAGAACCGGGCGAGGCGGAAGACGCCGGCGGTATCGCGGGAGTCCCGGCCGCGGCACCGGAGGACGACCGGGACGACGTCCTCCGGCTGATGTTCGTCACCTGCCATCCCGTGCTGCCCCCGGCCGCCCGCGTCGCGCTCACCCTCAAGCTCATCGGCGGCCTCACCACCGCGGAGATCGCGCGGGCCTATCTCGTCACCGAGCAGACCATCGCGCGCCGGATCTCCTCCGCGAAGCGGACGCTGGCGGCCGCCGGGGTCGGGTTCGCGCTGCCGGACGGGCCGGAGCTGGCCGAGCGCCTGGCCACCGTGCTGGAGGCCATTTACCTGATCTTCAACGAGGGCTACACCGCCACCGCCGGCGACGACCTGCTCCGGCCCACGCTCTGCCACGAGGCCCTGCGGCTGGGCCGGCTGCTCGCCGTGCTCGCGCCCGCGGAGGCCGAGGTGCACGGGCTGGTCGCGCTGATGGAGATCCAGGCCTCGCGCGAGAAGGCGCGCACCGCCCCGGACGGCGCCCCCGTCCCGCTGCACGAGCAGAACCGCGGGCGCTGGGACCGGCTGCTCATCCAGCGTGGCTTCGCCGCCATGCTGCGGGCCCGCGAGGCCGGCGGCCGGCCCGGGCCGTACGTGCTCCAGGCCGCGATCGCGGTCTGCCACGCGCGGGCCCGCACCGCCGCGGACACCGACTGGGCCCGGATCGCCTCGCTCTACGACGCGCTGGAGACCCTCCGGCCCACGCCGGTGGTGCGGCTCAACCGGGCGGTCGCGGTCGGTGCGGCGCGCGGTGCGGCGGAAGGGCTGGCGCTCGCGGACGCGCTGCTGGACGAGCCGCGGCTGCGCGACTACCACCTGCTGCCGGCCGTGCGCGCGGACCTGCTGATCACACTGGGCCGGCACGCGGAGGCGCGCACCGAGCTGCACCGGGCCGCGTCGCTGACCCGCAACCGGGCGGAGCGCGCCTACCTGAGGCGGCGCGCGGACGGCCTGCCGGCCGACGATCACAACCCGGCCGAGGGTACGCTCCGCGAGCACGCCCGCGACTTTCTGGCGCGACACGACGCCGGCACCCGCCGGTCGTACGCGCAGACGCTCGACCGGCTCCGCCGCGCGCTCGGCGACGACACGCCGCTGACCGCGCTGACCCCGGACGCGGTGACCCGCGCCTGCGCCACCGCCTGGGGCGACACCGCGCCCGCCACCTGGAACCGGCATCGGGCCACCGTCCGCTCGTTCGCGGCCTGGGCGGGCGTGCCCGCGCTCGCGGCCGGGCTGGAGCGGCGCGCCTCCACCCGTACCGTGGCGGAGTCCCTGCCACCCGAGGCGGTGGCCACGCTGTGCGCGGATCAACGGCACCCGCTGCGCGAACGCGTGCTCTGGCTGTTGCTGCACGAGTCCGGCGCGACCGTCGCCGCCGCGCTCGGACTCGACGTGCAGGACCTGGACCTGGACGACCGCCGCGCGCCCGGGAAGGGCGTGACCTGGCGGTCCGGGACCGCGCGGCTGCTGCCGGAGCTGATCGGCGGGCGGGCGCGCGGGCCGCTGTTCCTGTCCGACCGGCGGCCCGGACCGGCGCGCACGCCCGCGGACCCGGCCGACGTGTGCCCGCGGACCGGGCGGCGGCGGCTGTCCTACGAGCGCGCCGAGTACCTGTGCAAGCGGGCGACCGGCGCGACGCTGCGGCGGTTCAGCCCTGGGAGGCGGTGA
- a CDS encoding YciI family protein, giving the protein MRAKVFTHEGNDPMRYLMTQIPAATAPAPDEKLFADMAAFVEELTVAGQLLATGGLAPAGVRMASRDGEITVVDGPFTEAKEVAGGFALVEVASKEEMLELARRFRLIVGDGVSVIQQVFG; this is encoded by the coding sequence GTGAGGGCGAAGGTGTTCACCCATGAAGGGAACGATCCGATGCGGTACCTGATGACGCAGATCCCCGCCGCCACCGCTCCGGCGCCGGACGAGAAGCTGTTCGCGGACATGGCGGCGTTCGTGGAGGAGCTGACCGTGGCCGGGCAGCTGCTCGCCACCGGCGGGCTGGCGCCGGCGGGGGTGCGGATGGCGTCGCGGGACGGGGAGATCACCGTGGTCGACGGGCCGTTCACCGAGGCGAAGGAGGTCGCCGGCGGGTTCGCGCTGGTGGAGGTCGCGTCCAAGGAGGAGATGCTGGAGCTCGCGCGGCGGTTCCGGCTCATCGTCGGCGACGGCGTGAGCGTGATCCAGCAGGTGTTCGGCTGA
- a CDS encoding SAM-dependent methyltransferase has translation MGKPTVAGMYDYYLGGVHHTAGDREAGDRMLRAMPTLREVTRANRAFLRRAVRYLTAAGIRQFVDIGSGIPTVGNVHEVARAEAPDSRVLYVDVDPEVVALSASLLRGDDRAVAIEADLADPAAILGHPECARLIDPARPTALLMLCLLQWLPDEVVVPSVRTLREAFPGGSFIALSHPVAPPVNDPTAAVGEVYRATGARAATARTRDELVALFGDYVPVEPGLTWVTHWRPDGDPGVPDPVGMPLVVGVARRPER, from the coding sequence GACTACTATCTGGGCGGCGTCCATCACACCGCGGGCGACCGGGAGGCCGGCGATCGCATGCTCCGGGCGATGCCGACGCTGCGGGAGGTGACCCGGGCGAATCGCGCCTTTCTGCGGCGGGCGGTTCGATATCTGACGGCGGCCGGCATCCGGCAGTTCGTCGACATCGGGTCCGGCATCCCGACCGTCGGCAACGTGCACGAGGTGGCGCGGGCCGAGGCGCCCGACAGCCGGGTTCTCTACGTGGACGTCGATCCCGAGGTGGTCGCGCTCAGTGCCTCGCTGCTGCGCGGCGACGACCGGGCGGTGGCGATCGAGGCGGACCTCGCCGACCCGGCCGCGATCCTGGGGCACCCGGAGTGCGCGCGGCTCATCGACCCGGCGCGGCCGACGGCGCTGCTGATGCTGTGCCTGCTCCAGTGGTTGCCGGACGAGGTGGTGGTGCCCTCCGTGCGTACCCTCCGCGAGGCCTTTCCGGGCGGCAGCTTCATCGCGCTCTCGCATCCGGTCGCGCCGCCGGTGAACGACCCGACCGCGGCGGTGGGGGAGGTGTACCGGGCGACGGGCGCACGGGCGGCCACGGCGCGCACGCGGGACGAACTGGTGGCGCTGTTCGGTGACTATGTGCCGGTGGAGCCGGGTCTGACCTGGGTGACGCACTGGCGGCCGGACGGCGATCCCGGCGTGCCGGATCCGGTCGGGATGCCGCTGGTGGTGGGTGTGGCGCGCAGGCCGGAGCGCTGA